Proteins from a genomic interval of Phlebotomus papatasi isolate M1 chromosome 3, Ppap_2.1, whole genome shotgun sequence:
- the LOC129805567 gene encoding transmembrane protein 138, which produces MFKLSLRKYSAFLFVQIALLLFDLSVNTFSFLARGNKSHLISIYVAQDVCLLISFCALFYSLYSTYVYQAGLSELLYTKFRSVFCILVVYFLLCLLTQIAFYSLPWPKTITALYIIQRLFSPFYYYSCKRASLRVSDPRFYENLDWISEQMAIK; this is translated from the exons atgttcaaattatCGCTGAGAAAGTATTCTGCGTTTTTGTTCGTTCAAATCGCACTACTACTGTTTGATTTGTCCGTTAATACGTTTTCCTTCCTGGCTCGTGGCAACAAATCCCATCTAATTTCCATCTACGT GGCCCAGGATGTGTGTCTGTTGATTTCTTTCTGTGCACTCTTCTACAGCCTCTATTCAACTTATGTTTATCAAGCTGGACTGAGTGAACTGCTTTACACAAAGTTTAGAAGTGTTTTTTGCATCCTTGTCGTCTACTTCCTGCTCTGTCTTCTCACCCAGATTGCATTCTATTCCCTGCCCTGGCCAAAAACTATCACAGCTTTGTATATCATCCAGCGCCTCT TTTCCCCATTTTACTACTATTCCTGCAAAAGAGCGTCCCTGCGAGTGAGTGATCCTCGTTTCTACGAGAATCTCGACTGGATCTCCGAGCAAATGGCCATCAAATAA
- the LOC129805566 gene encoding 60S ribosomal protein L24 produces the protein MKIGLCAFSGYKIYPGHGKTMVKVDGKTFTFLDKKCERSYLMKRNPRKVTWTVLYRRKHKKGIEEEAVKKRSRRTQKFQRAIVGASLTEILAKRNMKPEVRKAQREQAIKAAKEQKKSTKAAKKIEKAPPVKKAQQKQKAAKISQKAAPRVGGKR, from the exons ATGAA GATCGGACTGTGCGCTTTTAGTGGCTACAAAATCTACCCCGGCCACGGGAAAACAATGGTCAAAGTCGACGGAAAG ACATTCACATTCCTCGACAAAAAATGCGAAAGATCCTATTTGATGAAGAGGAACCCGCGCAAGGTGACCTGGACGGTGCTTTACAGGCGGAAGCACAAGAAGGGTATTGAGGAGGAGGCTGTAAAGAAGCGTTCTCGTCGTACCCAAAAGTTTCAGCGAGCCATCGTTGGTGCTTCTCTTACTGAGATCCTGGCCAAGAGGAACATGAAACCTGAGGTGCGAAAGGCTCAGCGTGAGCAGGCAATCAAGGCGGCCAAGGAACAAAAGAAGAGCACGAAAGCTGCCAAGAAAATTGAGAAAGCCCCGCCAGTTAAGAAGGCTCAGCAGAAGCAGAAGGCAGCCAAAATTAGCCAGAAGGCTGCTCCTCGTGTCGGTGGCAAGCGCTAA
- the LOC129805542 gene encoding protein disulfide-isomerase A5, with product MKFYLIFSLLLLSTLSSGKIGSKSAVVDDIADIKDFKKLLRTKNNVLVLFLASTKDNQPTIKVFREAAEVIKGQGTLALFDCSNSEVKKICKKFKVSPDPFVLKHFKDGEFHKDYDRKLAVNSFVNFMRDPAGDLPWEEDPVGADVLHVPDANNLEKFLRKETKPVLVMFYAPWCGYCKSLKPEYSAAATELKDRFVLAAIDVNRPENSVIRKLYNITGFPTLLYYEGGKMRHTFEGDNNKAGIISFMENPMKKTVQKVAEPDWASETSSEIVHLTAKSFEPALKDEKSVMVMFYASWCGHCKKMKPEYEKAAEIMKDENIAGVLAAVDAPKEGALASKYGINGYPTVKFFEFGEFKYDLKVRQANEIVAFMRDPKEPPPPPPPEAPWEDQPSEVIHLTDDTFKTVLKKKKNVLVMFYAPWCGHCKAAKPEFVKAAEQFKDDPKYELAAIDCTKHKETCSAHNVKGYPTIKYFSYLKTVKEYMGLSRKEKDFVNFLKAGGESEKKKEESPEEAFEKFPGSQHIIHLNDDNFDKIIAEHKKVFVFFYASWCGHCKVVKPVISEIAEDMSRKEDGAKVAAIEASVNANVAKRFKIEGFPRFNMFIDGQVVSEYKGERSRTGFTEYIMRDGQSAKEEL from the exons ATGAAGTTTTATCTCATATTTTCTCTG CTTCTGCTTTCGACTCTCTCATCTGGAAAGATTGGCTCTAAATCTGCTGTTGTGGATGATATCGCGGACATCAAGGACTTCAAGAAGCTTCTGAGGACAAAGAATAACGTCCTGGTACTGTTTTTGGCCTCCACAAAGGACAATCAGCCGACTATTAAGGTGTTCCGGGAGGCTGCTGAAGTCATCAAAGGTCAAGGAACTTTGGCGCTCTTCGACTGCTCAAACAG TGAAGTGAAAAAGATttgtaaaaaattcaaagtcagcCCCGATCCATTTGTGCTCAAGCACTTCAAAGATGGGGAATTCCACAAAGATTATGACCGAAAGCTGGCGGTCAATAgctttgtgaatttcatgaGAGATCCAGCTGGAGATCTTCCCTGGGAAGAGGATCCTGTGGGAGCTGATGTTCTTCACGTTCCGGATGCAAAT AATCTCGAAAAGTTCCTCAGGAAGGAGACAAAACCCGTCCTTGTCATGTTCTATGCTCCGTGGTGCGGCTATTGCAAATCTCTGAAGCCTGAGTATTCTGCAGCTGCCACGGAGCTCAAAGACAGGTTCGTCCTTGCGGCAATTGATGTCAATCGTCCGGAGAATTCTGTCATCCGGAAGCTATACAACATTACGGGATTCCCGACGCTTTTGTACTACGA GGGAGGAAAAATGCGTCATACTTTCGAGGGGGATAACAACAAAGCAGGAATAATTTCTTTCATGGAGAATCCCATGAAGAAGACAGTCCAGAAAGTGGCAGAACCCGATTGGGCCAGTGAAACTAGCTCAGAAATTGTCCATCTAACGGCAAAATCCTTCGAACCGGCTCTTAAGGATGAAAAATCCGTAATGGTGATGTTCTATGCCAGTTGGTGTGGACATTGCAAGAAGATGAAGCCTGAGTACGAGAAGGCAGCAGAGATTATGAAGGATGAGAACATTGCGGGTGTTCTGGCGGCTGTGGATGCTCCAAAGGAGGGAGCTCTGGCCTCTAAATACGGAATTAATGGCTATCCTACTGTGAAATTCTTTGAATTCGGAGAATTTAAATATGATCTCAAAGTACGTCAGGCTAATGAGATTGTGGCCTTTATGCGAGATCCCAAGGAACCACCTCCACCTCCGCCCCCGGAAGCTCCGTGGGAAGATCAGCCCTCAGAAGTTATTCATCTCACTGACGACACCTTCAAGACTGTgctgaagaagaaaaagaatgtcCTGGTGATGTTCTATGCTCCTTG GTGTGGTCATTGCAAAGCTGCCAAACCGGAATTTGTAAAGGCTGCTGAACAGTTCAAGGATGATCCTAAATATGAACTTGCAGCTATTGACTGTACGAAGCACAAAGAGACTTGTTCAGCCCACAATGTCAAGGGATATCCTACGATCAAGTATTTCAGTTACCTCAAGACTGTCAAGGAGTACATGGGACTATCGAGGAAGGAGAAGGACTTTGTAAATTTCCTCAAAGCCGGTGGAGAATCGGAGAAGAAGAAGGAGGAGTCTCCGGAAGAAGCATTTGAGAAATTCCCAGGATCTCAGCATATTATTCATCTAAATGATGATAATTTCGACAAAATCATTGCGGAGCACAAGAAAGTCTTTGTCTTCTTCTATGCTTCAT GGTGTGGACACTGCAAAGTGGTGAAGCCGGTAATTTCAGAAATTGCTGAAGACATGTCCAGGAAGGAGGATGGAGCGAAAGTGGCTGCAATTGAAGCCTCTGTGAATGCCAATGTTGCCAAAAGGTTTAAGATTGAAGGATTCCCCAGATTCAATATGTTCATCGATGGACAGGTTGTGAGTGAGTACAAGGGGGAGAGATCTCGAACGGGCTTCACGGAATACATCATGAGGGATGGCCAAAGTGCAAAGGAAGAGCTTTAA